Sequence from the Phragmites australis chromosome 11, lpPhrAust1.1, whole genome shotgun sequence genome:
GAAGACTTTGAGGAGGAAGGTCTTCTGGTAAATGTTCTTCGATGTTCTCTCTGCGTGCTGCCGGCCATGCTTTGTAGCCCTTGCATCTCCCTCCGAGTGGCCCCTGGAAGCTAGCCCACGGATCTGGCCTGCAAGCCCAACAGTGCCTTGGCCCAATGTCCGAGACGGATCGTCAATCATCATCCATCGGAATCGAGAAATTGACAAAAGTTGATAATTAAACACAACATAATTCTTTCATTATCTTTCGATAAAAAGCTAGCACAACATGATTTCTTTGAGGTGAATTACGAGAGTGAACTGAGACACACTCGTACGACAGAAGACAGGAAGAACACAAGAAGTAAGAAACAACAAAATTCATCGGTGACAGTCATCATCCCGTGAGCAACGCATTTTGATACACACGTTCATTACAGAGCATGAACATTGCAGTTCGTGCTTGGGTTAGTAAGGTGTCGACGATGTCGAGTGCAACGGAATTCGTGCAGCATGCAGGGACAACCATGCAAGGGAATTGGACATCAATGGCGCCGCCATCGCAGCATGTTTCCCTCCGGTCGATTGAGCGGGTGATAATCAGAAGCTCATGCTGTCCATGAACACGCCGTCGTATGCGCCGTCCACCTCCGCGTCGGCGACCATGTCGCCGAGCATCATCCCGCCGACCGCGCCGCCGAGGAGGCCGAGCCCGAGCCCCGCGCCCATCCCTCCGTCGtgcctcgccgccggcgcgtgGCCGTACCCGTACGGTGCCCCGTGTGTGGTGGCACCGTAGCCGTACGCGCCGCCGTAGGGGGGCCCGTAAGCGCCGGCCTGCTGGTACGGGGTCGGGGCGCCGCGACGCGCGGCTGCCGGGTACGCGGTGATCGCGCCCGCGCCCTTGGGCCGCCGCTTCGCCGTCCCATGCATGTAATGGTGGGCGTAGGGCCCGGCGGCGGCCGCGTCCTGCGGCGGCGCGTCGGTGAGCCTGTACGAAATGTGGAGCACGCCGCGCTTCCGGCCGCTCACGGGGCGGCGCACCTGGTAGCTCAGGTGCCTCTGCTCGCCGCCCTcgggcgccgcggcggcgaggtcCTGGACCGGCACGAAGACCTCGCCGACGTCGCGGTCGCCGAAGGCGCGCTCGGTGCGGAGCAGTACGTGCAGCGCGAGGCCGCGCGGGTCGGCGGCGGGCGGGATGGTGAACCGCAGCGGGGCGTGCCACATCGGGTTCCGGCCGCCCTCGCGGTCGGCGTACGTTCTGTGTGTCGGCAGCCGGGGGTCGCCGCCGGAGATGGACGCCACGGCGTACACGCGCATCTTGGTGAAGAGCGTCACCCGCTTGAGGTCCTTGGCCGAGATCAGCGTCACCTCCAGCAACTGATACGCCATTGCGCCGTAACGCCAATTGATGTATGGGTGGCGGGAGGAATGGAGAGGAAAGCTATGGTCGGTTCTTGTAATGTCACGTACGCGCGCGGTTCCTGCCTTTTGTGTCGAACAGTTAGATGAAGGGGGGCTAGATAGCAAAATTACGGTTTTGGCCTTCCAGGTGTAAGTGGTTTGCCTGATGGTTTTGAGTGCAATTTTGTGCAATGCTAGGGGCTTTTGTTGGGGTGGCCATTGGACAAGAATAGCTTCGGTTAAGTCGGTTATTCTTATCTTAGTGCTATGGTTACCGGTAAACCTTCAATAACGGTCCTTTTATAAATGGAAAAAGCTAAAAAGCAAAACAATAATCACTGTCAAAACTTGAACGGGACATGCCCCAACCATCTGATTTACCAGATTATCATTCATTACAATCGCCAGAAAACTTATCATCCCCTCAAAAACCATCTCGCCCACCCCAAACCGTCGGGATCGAGCATCGTTGGTGATTTTTCTTGTTATATCCatatgtttttttagtttttattttgttctctAATGACCCTGTATGGGGTTTCTCTTGTGTCGCATCAACTCCTTCCAAAACCATCTTAGCACCCCCTAGTTTTATCAGCTCATCGGTAAGAATTGCTTCAACATAAGTCATTTTCGCTTGCACCATTTCCATCAAGATGTTTACATCATATCCTCCTATATTCCAAAAGCGTGAAGCCGGACCTGAAACAATGCAAGGAGGTAGATCGACTCTCGTTCCATCTTCTAGTTAGCGCCTATATCTTGATAGAAACTGAAAGGTACGACCTTGTCCAAATTCCGTGGCTATTTCTGCAGGAAAAATTGAGGATTACATTGATGATCGATGACCTATACTAGAAGCTATTCAGTGAATGACATTGCTTGCGACCATTCCTAAGCGTCTACACCCTTTTCGAAGATCTTACAAACTTAATTCCATCCTCAGATGCCAAATGACTTggatgtatttttatttttacgggtctattttgaaatgtAGGGAATAACATTCTAATATATATTAGCGTCATTCATCGCTTATCTATAGAACAAGGTATGTCCAGGCCTTTCTGCTATAGAGGAAAAAAGAGAAGTGTTGCTGCAACACTATTTTGTGTGTGTTTGGGCGAAGGAGAGAAGGTGTGGGATTGGGTCAGATAGTCATGTGCATTGGTGTGGTGCATTTAGCTATTTCTTAGAGTAATTTTTGAAAAACTACATGTTCTTTCACATACCTGTAGTCATTTGCATTGGTGACGGAAATTCTAAAAcacagtttttttaaaaaacatgagGTCTTAGATATGTAGTTCTTTATgagaatataatttttattccaTTAACCAAAAAACACAATCAAATCACTAGCCAAATGACTGATACAAAGTCCGGGGCAACGTCAACCCACATATGGGTACCGTGCCCTAACTCCTCTCCATGTCTAGCAAAAACATGGCTATATTGTTCCACTCCCTTCGACAAAACAAAAACTGGAAATCATCCAAACTTAAGATACAAAGACTCTTTGCCCCAAGCACTAGCACACCCACCAATGCAAGCTTCAGATCATTGCTTTTCATCGCTGCGACGAGATTTGCTGAATCGGATTTCAAAATTACCCTCCCTATCAGTGGCGGACCTGGATCTAATTTTAAGTTAGGTCGGAAATGAACGACGAGCTTTAACTTATAGCAAAATAAACCACATCATCATTCATATTTAAACTATCATATAATTACGGCGATAAATGGAGAAGTAGCAAGTTCAAGATATATGCTTCCTCTTTGGTGAAGGGTAAATCAATAGTAACAATATTTACACATACCATAATATTTATCTAATGAAGAACCTTTTGCAATCACTTATTTTGGAAACAACACAGTAGTACAACGGACATAACTTGCGATTTAactttgattttgttttgccaTGTCCGTGCTCGCCACAACAGGTGTAGCTCCCAGTCTTGTATCTGTGCCTGGCTTCGGAGCCCGACGCACTGCCCTCTCCTGTTACCATGATGCTTCGGTGGCCCCATGCTACAGTTAGGGCTTCGCAAAGAACTAGAGGCAAGAGCTAACGCGAGTCGTCAATAGGGAGGAAGAGAAGGGGATCTCCTATTTCTAGCATTCCACACAATTAACATACTGGGTTGCTTGGGCTTTTACTGCTCTAATTTCCAGCCCCTAGTGCCATACTCCTGTTGTTCTTGTCTTCTCCAAGCACCACTGACACCCCTCGATGCAGGTTCTTCTCCATCGTTGGTTGGCTGCACACATTATATAATAAATCATCAAAGGAGACacaacattagtgacggttccTCAGAACCCATCACTAGTgcattattagtgatgggtccagtgccgacccatcactaatgtgtgacCCAGGCTGGGACCCGGTcaagatccatcactaatgagggttcattagtgacggtgagCAAACGACCggtcactaaagatattagtgatggatcgcATTAAagtccgtcactaataattcaatcattagtgatggatatatgggcacacgtcactaaatgtagcctactcattagtaacgggtcgtTATGAGAATCATCACTACTATTAAAGTAATTAGCGATGGGCCATAGTTgttaccatcactaatgattgactcattagtgacgggtgtccttatcacTCGTTACTAATTTCTGCGCCGACCACTTCTACCCGCTCGATCACTCTTATCCgcctatttctctctctcgaccactctcatctctGCTCACAtccgctcgcctcctcctcctgcagcCACCGCCATTCGCACCTCACAGCCGAcgctgccgccatcctctcGCCTCCACCACAGCCTGACATATGCCGCCGTCCCCCTCTAtccgctagggttagggcgatggatcaaggtagtgaCGGGGGTCATTGCCATTGCCATCGCTGTGACGGAATTGGATGGATCccgacaactcctccatcggctcacacaccaggcgtacactaccctccaggCGTTCTCCCATCAGTCACTATCGAGACtgatcatagtaacctcttttctttttctccctcattgttaggctcatagtaacactcattaggacaaaaaaaatttaatttaattgagtttatagtacattaggctcaattcatatcatcctatcatgtaggtgttcaAACTGATCCTATGGTGATAGGTGGtactgtacctttggtgcaatccactctagatggaaggaattttgtgaagctatctatctcttttgacatacgttaaaggggagaaagtagtgaGGATATCACAATTAGGGCTTGTGGAAATGCATCACCGATTTTGTTGCACTCCGAAAAAGCCGTCGTTGAAGGGTGactgaaagtgcttgaggagcatgggttctttttgcctgactacaactCTTTTTGAATAAAAACGCTTGAGAAGGGTGAAGAGAATTTGGCTTCGATCAGTGAGAGGCTTTCTCAATTCGATGAATACgatatggtacagtaatatgtaatctggttgttttgatatacatgactgttagcgtgtattattttcataattttatttgatttgcttgtaggatatttttagTGACACCTTTGCAACAATTATCTTTCATGCTATATTAGATCAAGTcatggagcatcttgggttaagtTTTTATGACCCCAgagtggacttcactgctgaaggcaactcccaggctgatataaggtttcatttaagtgaAAAAGAATCAGCTAATAAGACATTATTTACTGTAtatggtaaagcatcgggtcatccatgtcaagcgaaagagagtgcactaattcatgagctaatgtatatcgatgaagtactaggatataatattgtagatttcaactatgttaaatatcagaggttacGTGCTCCGgtaaatgctcaagtgtaatgatgtatggatatttggataagtacgtaatgtatgcataactatattgtatggttgacttgagttaaattcaagtttctggatatatatctgtgttcttgaatgtgaagacggctgccaaatcctgacattgctttaggatgtcgTCCATCGAAGTTCAGCTCTATTCTATTGAATGGGATCTGTTGAAGTACTCTcagtttgcatgcatgcctctgTTCTGAAAGTCGATttcttcttgtagaagtcattagtgatggttctTAGTtttcacctatcactaatgtgtcattagtgacaggtataCTTATCACTCatcattaatgttaaataattaaTGACATGTGTCATTAtagcccgtcactaatgattgtccttataatccgtcactaaatgtagcctcaaatttgtaatattcagttaagtttGTGTAACCTCAAATTTATGATATGTTTGTAGGAGAAGACGACTGTCAAATTCTGACTTTGCTTCAAGATGTAGCTAGTATACAGGTAAATCCCTTAGagggatgagcacattagtgacgtgtgaGAACTTCATGGGTCAGTAAAGATATAGATAGTGACAGGTTAATTTAccacttgtcactaatgattgaatcCCATAATTGAgagactcggtcattagtgacgggtcgtatctataacccgtcactaattatatgtttataaataaagGGCCCGGGAACCTTATCCTCCGATTTATAGATCCTAAGCTTCCTCCTTGCCGCTGCACCCACCGCTCTACTCCTCCAATCCAGCGTCGTCTATGGCCGCCAACGACAAGGACCTAGCATCATCGTCCTCGGTGACAGCCCCCGACGATGACTACATCGATTGGGACCTCTTGATGCTGGAGGCGAAGAAGGAGGATGAGAAGGAGAAAGCAATTGCCAACGAGGAGGCGATCGCTCGCGCCGTCCATGAGGCGGAACTCATCAGCGAAGCTGAGGGAACAATGGAGGCCATCTTCAGTGATGAGGCCATCGCACACCTCTTggcagaggaggtggagatgggtGGCGATTCCAACACCGACAATggcgaggaggatgaggatgaggatgaggagatgggtagcgactccgacaccgacgatgaggaggaggaggagatgggcggcGACTCCAACATgatcgatgaggaggaggagaaggaggatgaggagatgggcgGCGACTCCGATATGACCCAGGAtgacaagaggaagaggaggaggaataggaggatgaggagatgtgCGACTCTGACAtgaccgacgaggaggaggagatggctaGCACCGGTGGTGACTCCGATGACGACACTGATGAAACGTAGTCCATTACTTACCTAGGTTTATGGTGGTAATGCGAATTTAGCAAGTTGGATTTAGCACCCTTCTTTTGTAGTCCGGATGAGTATCTTTTTGTGTAATTCAGACCTAATCATACTCCATTACTTACCTAGGTCAATtaattggaaaagtgtgttaaaTTGATAATGCAAGTGAGACAGCTAATTGAGTACATTTTTTCTCATCATCGCATTATCCTGCTACCAAATCCTGACTTTACTTCAGGGTGCAACCAgtatacatgtaaatagagggatgatcacattagtgacagatgatAACGTCACGCGTCACTAAagaggttattagtgacggatgaatttaccacccgtcactaattaccaagTCCTAGTGACGGGGTGGTAaatccacccgtcactgtgaccCGATCATTAGTAACCGatggtaaattcacccgtcactatgacccgatcattagtgacggatagtaaattcacctatcactaatgatatatttataaataacaGGTCCGGGAATTCTAGCTTCCGATTTTTCCTAAGTCCCGCCACGCCCGTCGCTCATTCCTCCTGACCTCCTTCTCCCGATCGTCCCCAAGGCCGATGTCGTCTCCCTGCCATCCCCCTCCCCAACGCTGTCTTCCCCTACGCCCTTGTCCCCGACTATTCCGGCGCCGAGGAGCCCACActgctgtcgcctcctccccgacgagcaCCCCGACACCGAGGAGCCCGCGCCACCATGCTCTGTGccgccatcgtcctcatccgtTGAGGTAGGCCTCCCGCCGCCCCCTCCTCACTGACGCCT
This genomic interval carries:
- the LOC133885066 gene encoding protein SRC2-like, with product MAYQLLEVTLISAKDLKRVTLFTKMRVYAVASISGGDPRLPTHRTYADREGGRNPMWHAPLRFTIPPAADPRGLALHVLLRTERAFGDRDVGEVFVPVQDLAAAAPEGGEQRHLSYQVRRPVSGRKRGVLHISYRLTDAPPQDAAAAGPYAHHYMHGTAKRRPKGAGAITAYPAAARRGAPTPYQQAGAYGPPYGGAYGYGATTHGAPYGYGHAPAARHDGGMGAGLGLGLLGGAVGGMMLGDMVADAEVDGAYDGVFMDSMSF